A portion of the Gemmatimonadaceae bacterium genome contains these proteins:
- a CDS encoding prolyl oligopeptidase family serine peptidase: MPRRSRLSPPSFSLLAAVAAAAVALPALPFASVHAQSRPTTTPRVVQAGATAKDRKVLELEDFAEWNRIASPALSRDGTWMTFTYSPNEGGQAMLHVKSLDGGPDYATVVGPGGDAAGGGRGGAGGGNAPSFSDDSRWAAYLVTPQRAAGRGAGRGGRNGAGAPAGAAPSGPAAHLELLNLGTGEKVAIPGAASWKFAKGSRWLAVKLGREGAPATAAAVPAGGRGGRGGGGGGAAAPSDLVVRDMTSGAVRNIGNVADFEFDNSGTLLAFTVEAPDRLGNGIYLLDPATGETRALNTGSSDFAQLAWSDDRDNLAVLRGDSVPGMKQKANALLAWTGVKSNGAAFTYDPSKDPSFPKDMVLSEYSAPRWSPDGARVFVGIKAQEPQVVAADSNKANVDIWHWKDQMPQSVQVVQIQQLRRATLPAAITVATHKLVELGNDSMRTVAPTADGTLAVGRDDGAYRGEVAWGANRADLYRVDVATGARTLIDKSLSRTYGTSPDSRWFVYLKNKQVHAFNLESGSNVTLDASGLATKSYVNEDDDHAYELPLWGVGGWTRDGKAILLYDKFDVWQVPLDGTKAMNLTGGVGRAQGIQFRVVQLAAGARGGRGGGGGFGGGGIAPDTERVDLAKPVTLSAYGVRSKKFGYWQVSVGQAPHALVWEDKNVGGAMKAADADRIVYTEQDFNEFPDYWSTTGTFASPARVTDANPILAGFAWASKKVLIDYKDRFGHPLQATLTLPANYQPGKQYPMLVEFYEIMSNTHHNFPMPGYADAPQISMYASNGYAVLQPDVVYEIGKPGTSAVDCITSAVKQAIALGYADPKHIGLHGHSWGGYQSSYIVTQTDMFAAVVTGAPPTNLTSFYGELYKSTGTVQQGITTVGQVRLGVGVDPWTNTKMFEDQSPIFHVKNIRTPFMILQGGDDNAVDYVEGLQFFNAAREQGKQVIFLSYPGQPHNLTDRADQKDFAIRMKQYFDHYLMGAPMPKWMADGLPQTEKGSPIR; this comes from the coding sequence ATGCCTCGCCGGTCTCGCCTCTCACCACCGTCATTCTCGCTGCTGGCCGCGGTTGCCGCAGCTGCCGTCGCCTTGCCAGCCTTGCCGTTCGCGAGCGTTCACGCCCAATCGCGCCCAACTACGACGCCGCGCGTCGTACAGGCCGGTGCGACGGCGAAGGACCGAAAGGTCCTCGAGCTCGAGGACTTCGCGGAATGGAATCGCATCGCGTCGCCGGCACTCTCGCGCGACGGCACGTGGATGACGTTCACCTACTCGCCGAACGAGGGTGGTCAGGCGATGCTGCACGTCAAGTCGCTCGACGGGGGGCCGGATTACGCGACGGTCGTCGGCCCCGGCGGCGACGCGGCGGGCGGTGGTCGCGGCGGAGCGGGCGGCGGGAATGCACCGTCCTTCTCCGACGACTCTCGCTGGGCGGCGTACCTCGTGACGCCGCAGCGTGCGGCGGGGCGCGGGGCGGGTCGCGGCGGCCGTAACGGCGCGGGCGCCCCAGCAGGCGCGGCGCCGAGCGGCCCCGCGGCACATTTAGAGTTGTTGAATCTCGGCACTGGCGAGAAAGTGGCCATCCCTGGCGCGGCGTCGTGGAAGTTCGCGAAAGGCTCGCGGTGGCTGGCGGTCAAGCTTGGCCGTGAGGGAGCGCCCGCGACGGCCGCCGCGGTGCCGGCCGGCGGTCGCGGCGGACGCGGTGGTGGTGGCGGCGGCGCCGCCGCGCCGTCCGACCTCGTGGTCCGCGACATGACCTCGGGCGCGGTGCGGAACATCGGCAATGTCGCCGATTTCGAGTTCGATAATTCAGGAACGCTATTGGCCTTCACCGTCGAGGCGCCGGACCGCCTCGGCAACGGCATCTATCTTCTCGATCCCGCGACCGGCGAGACGCGGGCGCTGAACACCGGATCGTCCGATTTCGCCCAGCTCGCCTGGAGCGACGACCGCGACAATCTCGCCGTGCTGCGGGGCGACAGTGTGCCCGGTATGAAACAGAAAGCGAATGCGCTGCTCGCGTGGACGGGTGTCAAGTCGAACGGCGCGGCCTTCACGTACGATCCGTCGAAGGATCCGTCGTTCCCGAAGGACATGGTGCTGAGCGAATACAGCGCGCCGCGCTGGAGTCCGGACGGAGCCCGCGTGTTCGTCGGCATCAAGGCGCAAGAGCCGCAGGTCGTCGCCGCCGACTCCAACAAGGCGAACGTCGACATCTGGCACTGGAAGGATCAGATGCCGCAGTCGGTGCAGGTGGTGCAGATCCAGCAGCTCCGCCGCGCGACGCTTCCGGCGGCCATCACCGTCGCTACCCACAAGCTCGTTGAGCTTGGCAACGACTCGATGCGCACGGTCGCGCCAACGGCTGACGGCACGTTGGCAGTGGGCCGAGATGATGGGGCGTATCGCGGCGAGGTGGCGTGGGGCGCGAACCGGGCGGACCTCTATCGCGTCGACGTCGCGACGGGGGCTCGCACGCTCATCGACAAATCGCTGTCGCGCACGTACGGCACCTCACCCGACTCGCGGTGGTTTGTCTATTTAAAGAACAAGCAAGTCCACGCGTTCAATCTCGAGAGCGGCTCGAACGTAACGCTCGATGCCAGCGGTCTGGCGACCAAGTCGTATGTGAACGAGGACGACGACCACGCGTACGAGCTCCCGCTCTGGGGCGTCGGCGGCTGGACAAGAGACGGCAAGGCAATTCTGCTCTACGACAAGTTCGACGTCTGGCAGGTGCCGCTCGACGGCACCAAGGCAATGAATCTCACCGGCGGCGTGGGTCGCGCGCAGGGAATTCAGTTCCGCGTCGTGCAGCTGGCCGCCGGCGCGCGTGGCGGGCGTGGAGGCGGCGGCGGCTTTGGTGGCGGCGGCATCGCCCCTGACACCGAACGCGTCGATCTCGCCAAACCCGTAACGCTCTCGGCGTACGGCGTTCGCTCGAAGAAGTTCGGCTACTGGCAAGTGAGCGTTGGACAGGCGCCACATGCGCTCGTGTGGGAGGACAAGAACGTCGGCGGTGCGATGAAGGCGGCGGACGCCGATCGCATCGTGTACACGGAGCAGGACTTCAACGAATTCCCCGATTATTGGTCGACGACGGGCACGTTCGCGTCTCCCGCGCGCGTGACCGACGCCAATCCCATCCTCGCGGGATTTGCCTGGGCCAGCAAGAAGGTGCTCATCGACTACAAGGATCGGTTCGGGCACCCGCTTCAGGCGACGCTCACGCTGCCCGCGAATTATCAGCCGGGCAAGCAGTACCCGATGCTCGTCGAGTTCTACGAGATCATGTCGAACACGCATCACAATTTCCCGATGCCCGGGTATGCCGACGCCCCGCAGATCTCGATGTACGCGAGCAACGGCTATGCGGTGCTCCAGCCCGACGTCGTCTACGAGATCGGCAAGCCGGGCACGTCGGCGGTGGATTGCATTACGAGCGCGGTGAAGCAGGCGATCGCGTTGGGCTATGCCGATCCGAAGCACATCGGACTGCACGGCCACAGCTGGGGCGGATATCAATCGTCGTACATCGTGACGCAAACCGACATGTTCGCGGCCGTCGTGACCGGCGCGCCGCCGACCAACCTCACGAGCTTCTACGGTGAGTTGTACAAGAGCACCGGCACCGTGCAGCAAGGCATCACGACCGTCGGCCAGGTGCGCTTGGGCGTCGGCGTCGATCCGTGGACGAACACGAAGATGTTCGAGGATCAGTCGCCGATCTTCCACGTGAAGAACATCCGCACGCCGTTCATGATCCTGCAGGGCGGCGACGACAACGCGGTCGACTACGTCGAGGGATTACAATTCTTTAACGCCGCGCGGGAGCAGGGCAAGCAGGTGATCTTCCTGTCGTATCCCGGCCAGCCCCACAACCTCACCGATCGCGCCGATCAAAAGGACTTCGCCATCCGGATGAAGCAGTACTTCGATCACTATCTGATGGGCGCGCCGATGCCCAAATGGATGGCTGACGGGCTGCCGCAGACGGAGAAAGGGAGTCCGATCCGGTAA
- a CDS encoding ADOP family duplicated permease yields the protein MTLHEVWSRLTFPFRRRRIARELRDEMALHVDLRAQQLLEHGGETSATLSTTDASLAARRQFGNATRIESAARDAWGWHWLDGFGQDLRYVARQLAHTPVFAIVAIATIAIGVALNATAFTFYDAVVLKPLPARDPGNIVRIVENAGVSSLAELPYAAYDVLDRRSRTMTSVTLVTAPQALIATLPGRPTEEATIVNARFASSNFAHSLGPETFAGRWFGQGEDAVAVLDHGFWSRTMHADPHVVGQRITIHDRVFTIVGIAGERFAGTGIPATAPDVWLPTSSLPALVGSDWRYDGRPHWQIIARLAAGASLAQANAELQSLGAGIPDSVGKPLALVATHATFFQADGGEFEVFKQVSAAFMVALALILCIAIVNLINLFAARNAAREREIAVRLALGASRERIARQLASESVLLAVCGGALGLLVSRDAANWLRDWIFATMSSISGGLVNVFLDLSVDWRVTLYTVALSVAIGLAVGLWPAIRSARGDANAVLRAGGTSTATAALWGGRNVLLGVQIAACTILLAASGLLLAGMRRAPRIDPGFDTAHQLIVFMDGRSVPSERREADRAELQRRLAALPMVRGVVWTKRIPLDGTETRTFTNRAGSVSVSVNHVAESYFDVMGVALARGRSFTADEVRTDAHVMIVNDAMARRQWPGEDPIGKTVPPGTVASGPDTTATYTVVGVVPDFRSDYLSRENGATIYFPYNFTGPYGAYLVRTRGTPSSAINAVRVAISAVSPTAEANTHIMTMVGGPMALQRLMAEAPGTVALALALSGLALACIGIYGVISNIVTRRTREIGVRIALGARGSEVVSLVMRRTLRPVAIGSVAGVAGAIGVSLVLRSLIAMPDAPDLTFGAGAFNPVILLGVIGTLAFVVALACFVPARRATAVDPIVALRVE from the coding sequence ATGACACTCCACGAGGTATGGTCCCGGCTCACGTTTCCTTTCCGGCGGCGGCGCATCGCACGCGAACTGCGCGACGAGATGGCGTTGCACGTCGACCTCCGCGCGCAACAACTGCTCGAGCACGGAGGTGAGACGAGTGCAACGCTCAGCACCACCGACGCGTCGCTCGCCGCGCGCAGACAGTTTGGCAATGCCACACGCATCGAAAGCGCGGCCCGCGACGCATGGGGATGGCACTGGCTCGATGGATTCGGGCAGGATCTGCGATACGTCGCGCGACAACTCGCGCACACACCGGTGTTCGCGATCGTCGCGATCGCCACCATCGCGATCGGCGTCGCACTGAACGCCACGGCATTCACGTTCTACGACGCGGTCGTCCTGAAGCCTCTCCCCGCGCGCGATCCGGGCAACATCGTTCGCATCGTCGAGAATGCGGGCGTCAGCTCGCTCGCAGAGTTGCCGTACGCTGCCTACGACGTGCTCGACCGCCGGTCGCGGACGATGACGTCGGTCACGCTCGTGACGGCGCCGCAAGCTCTCATCGCGACACTGCCCGGCCGCCCGACCGAAGAGGCCACGATCGTCAATGCGCGATTCGCCTCGTCAAACTTTGCTCATTCCCTGGGGCCGGAGACATTCGCGGGACGGTGGTTCGGTCAAGGCGAAGACGCGGTGGCCGTGCTCGATCACGGATTCTGGTCGAGAACGATGCATGCGGATCCGCACGTGGTCGGACAACGCATCACGATCCACGACCGGGTGTTCACCATCGTCGGAATCGCCGGCGAACGCTTCGCGGGAACGGGCATCCCCGCGACCGCGCCGGACGTCTGGCTGCCCACGTCTTCCCTTCCCGCGCTCGTCGGGAGCGACTGGCGCTATGACGGTCGTCCGCACTGGCAGATCATCGCGCGGCTCGCCGCCGGCGCTTCCCTGGCGCAGGCCAACGCTGAGCTCCAATCGCTGGGCGCCGGCATTCCGGACAGTGTCGGAAAGCCGCTCGCGCTCGTCGCAACGCACGCGACGTTCTTCCAGGCCGACGGCGGCGAATTCGAAGTCTTTAAACAAGTCAGCGCGGCGTTCATGGTGGCGCTCGCCCTCATTCTGTGCATCGCCATCGTCAACCTGATCAACCTGTTCGCTGCCCGGAACGCCGCGCGCGAGCGCGAGATCGCGGTGCGGCTCGCCCTGGGAGCGAGCCGAGAACGCATTGCGCGGCAGCTCGCGAGCGAAAGTGTGCTCCTGGCCGTATGTGGCGGCGCCCTCGGCCTGCTCGTCTCGCGCGACGCGGCCAACTGGCTTCGCGACTGGATCTTCGCGACGATGTCGTCGATCAGCGGCGGCTTGGTCAACGTGTTCCTCGACCTGAGCGTCGACTGGCGCGTTACGCTGTACACAGTCGCCCTCTCGGTCGCGATCGGACTCGCCGTGGGGCTCTGGCCGGCTATACGCTCGGCGCGCGGCGACGCGAACGCCGTGCTGCGCGCCGGCGGCACCTCGACCGCGACGGCTGCGCTGTGGGGCGGCAGAAATGTCCTGCTCGGCGTGCAGATTGCCGCCTGCACGATTCTGCTCGCCGCGTCCGGACTCCTGCTCGCCGGCATGCGGCGCGCGCCGCGCATTGATCCCGGATTCGATACGGCGCATCAACTGATCGTATTCATGGACGGTCGATCCGTACCGTCCGAGCGCCGCGAAGCGGATCGCGCCGAGTTGCAGCGGCGGCTCGCGGCGCTGCCGATGGTGCGCGGCGTCGTGTGGACGAAGCGCATTCCACTCGATGGCACCGAGACACGCACCTTCACGAACCGGGCGGGCAGTGTCAGCGTGTCCGTCAATCACGTCGCCGAGTCCTACTTCGACGTGATGGGCGTGGCGCTCGCGCGCGGGCGATCGTTCACCGCCGACGAAGTTCGGACCGACGCACACGTGATGATCGTGAACGACGCCATGGCGCGGAGACAATGGCCGGGAGAGGACCCAATCGGCAAGACCGTGCCGCCGGGCACCGTCGCATCGGGACCCGACACGACCGCGACGTACACCGTCGTGGGTGTGGTTCCCGACTTTCGTTCTGATTATCTGTCACGCGAGAACGGCGCGACGATCTATTTCCCGTACAACTTCACCGGCCCGTACGGCGCATACCTCGTCCGCACGCGAGGCACCCCGTCGTCGGCGATCAATGCCGTGCGCGTGGCGATCAGCGCCGTGTCGCCAACGGCCGAGGCCAACACACACATCATGACGATGGTCGGCGGCCCGATGGCGTTGCAGCGATTGATGGCCGAAGCGCCGGGTACGGTCGCGCTGGCGCTGGCGCTGTCGGGACTCGCACTCGCCTGCATCGGGATCTACGGCGTGATCTCGAACATCGTGACGCGACGCACGCGCGAGATCGGAGTGCGCATCGCGCTCGGCGCGCGCGGGTCGGAAGTTGTGTCACTCGTGATGCGGCGAACGCTCCGGCCGGTGGCGATCGGGTCGGTGGCCGGCGTGGCCGGCGCAATCGGCGTGTCGTTGGTGCTACGGTCGCTCATCGCGATGCCCGATGCGCCGGACCTCACGTTCGGCGCCGGCGCGTTCAATCCGGTCATTCTGCTCGGCGTAATCGGAACGCTGGCGTTCGTGGTGGCGCTCGCGTGCTTCGTGCCGGCACGCCGGGCGACGGCGGTCGATCCAATCGTGGCGTTGCGGGTCGAGTAG
- a CDS encoding PadR family transcriptional regulator yields MSTSRAAIEREPIPPGTLDMLILKTLARAGANQLHGFEIAQAIHQRSRSVLHVEEGSLYPALQRMLIKGWIAGEWGHTPERRRARYYRLTPAGKKQLDREIASYTRVAAAVTLIIQPT; encoded by the coding sequence ATGTCAACATCCCGCGCCGCCATCGAACGTGAGCCCATCCCGCCGGGGACGCTCGACATGCTCATCCTCAAGACGCTCGCCCGCGCCGGCGCGAACCAGCTGCACGGGTTCGAGATCGCCCAAGCCATTCATCAGCGCTCGCGATCCGTGCTGCACGTCGAGGAGGGATCGCTCTATCCCGCCCTGCAGCGCATGCTCATCAAAGGATGGATCGCCGGCGAGTGGGGCCATACGCCCGAGCGGCGGCGCGCGCGGTATTACCGCCTGACCCCGGCCGGCAAGAAGCAGCTCGACCGCGAAATCGCCTCCTATACCCGCGTGGCCGCGGCCGTCACGCTCATCATTCAGCCCACATGA